From Alienimonas californiensis, a single genomic window includes:
- a CDS encoding ATP-binding protein, with protein sequence MNGIPPNLLAAESPPPDALAELATLAENLDLLWLVVATALVALMQAGFLCLEAGLTRAKDSINVAVKNTADFAVSVTLFWLVGFGAMFGASAFGIVGTGAFGPSLSDPHTAAFFAFQAVFCGAAATIVSGACAGRTRFPVYLTVAAGLGAAIYPLVGHWAWGGAIDLGGPGGDEPGWLAALGFVDFAGSTVVHSVGGWAALATIAAVGPRRGRFGWRRPAPGRAGGAGHVPRPSNPTLAHLGALLLLVGWFGFNAGSTLGADSAVGSIAANTLLAACAGAIGAGLTAFFRDHLRALRAGRSDVWTVDAVELLNGLLGGLVAVTAGCAHLSPGGALLAGLAAGPLVVCGTHLLARLRLDDAVGAVPVHAFCGAWGTLAVPLLASSEVVAETGLSRGGWLAVQATGVLACATFTLGSIYPALRLLKCVTPLRVNAAAEAAGLNASEHGAKTDLWELVQAMEPHRRGESLRPVPVEPYSEAAPVAEQYNRVLQAFDASRTKARVGAARVEAILAGSTEPIVAADGAGRIVEFNPAAERTFGRRRDQTLGRNLGVLFPEEERLRVGSALRKVIRAGAKANQSARIEAVARRADGATFPAEIAAKLAAVITRVGRRSDDVAEVLTLFIQDVSARREAEDRRRAQLAAEAADRAKSQFLAQMSHEIRTPLNAMVGFADLLLEGADEDPEQRRDHLEAIRRSGEHLTGLVGDVLDLSRIEAGKAEVCRQRCVPHEVLAGVVSMLRVRAGEKGLDLDFAWDGPVPESVWTDTGRLRQIVVNLVGNALKFTARGGVRVTAALRMPADGAGSSAPARLRIDVADTGSGIGPEDLERVFKPFEQTAEGKSAVGGTGLGLAISREFAALLGGSLTAASERGRGSTFTLEIDAGPADRLTLLEQPRDTPAAGDLSRPSHAAAGASPGGARRKFTRLPDCRILVADDGEANRKLLDLALRRAGAEVLCVPDGRAAVDALFPPDGSPAPVFHAALMDVQMPVLDGLGATRELRRRGYDGPVLAVTAQALAGDRERCEAAGCTGHVPKPLDLHALLDRLAALLGGSPSYQPDAQASAVGAAVGRDDAPPELALRVGSERSATESDDEPPADFDPDLLELRDGYRAELRRDAAALTAAHAAGARAEVARLAHKIAGSAGTFGFPRSSAAAKALESAAESPSADAEALNALVDALAAALPRNPALKVSRQTE encoded by the coding sequence ATGAACGGCATTCCCCCCAACCTCCTCGCCGCCGAGTCGCCGCCCCCGGACGCCCTCGCCGAGTTGGCGACGCTGGCGGAGAACCTCGACCTGCTCTGGCTGGTGGTCGCGACGGCGCTGGTGGCGCTGATGCAGGCGGGCTTCCTCTGTTTGGAGGCCGGGCTGACCCGGGCGAAGGACTCGATCAACGTCGCGGTGAAGAACACGGCGGACTTCGCCGTCAGCGTGACGCTGTTCTGGCTGGTGGGTTTCGGGGCGATGTTCGGCGCCAGCGCCTTCGGCATCGTGGGGACCGGGGCGTTCGGGCCGTCGCTGTCGGACCCGCACACGGCGGCGTTCTTCGCGTTTCAGGCGGTGTTCTGCGGGGCGGCGGCGACGATCGTCTCCGGGGCCTGCGCCGGGCGGACGCGGTTCCCCGTCTACCTGACCGTCGCCGCGGGGCTGGGCGCCGCGATCTATCCGCTGGTCGGGCACTGGGCCTGGGGCGGGGCGATCGACCTGGGCGGGCCGGGCGGGGACGAACCGGGCTGGCTGGCGGCGCTGGGCTTCGTGGACTTCGCCGGCTCCACGGTGGTGCACTCGGTCGGCGGGTGGGCGGCGCTGGCGACCATCGCCGCCGTCGGCCCGCGGCGGGGCCGGTTCGGCTGGCGACGGCCCGCGCCGGGGCGGGCCGGGGGGGCGGGCCACGTGCCGCGGCCCTCGAACCCCACGCTGGCGCACTTGGGGGCGCTGCTGTTGCTGGTGGGCTGGTTCGGGTTCAACGCCGGCAGCACGCTGGGCGCGGACTCCGCCGTCGGCTCCATCGCGGCGAACACGCTGCTGGCGGCCTGTGCCGGGGCGATCGGGGCCGGGCTGACGGCGTTCTTCCGCGACCACCTGCGGGCCCTGCGGGCGGGGCGGTCGGACGTGTGGACGGTGGACGCGGTGGAGCTGCTCAACGGGCTGCTGGGCGGGCTGGTGGCGGTGACGGCGGGCTGCGCCCACCTGTCCCCGGGCGGGGCGCTGCTGGCCGGGCTGGCGGCGGGGCCGCTGGTGGTCTGCGGCACGCACCTGCTGGCCCGGCTGCGGCTGGACGACGCCGTCGGCGCCGTGCCGGTGCACGCCTTCTGCGGGGCGTGGGGCACGCTGGCGGTCCCGCTGCTGGCCTCCTCGGAGGTCGTCGCCGAGACCGGGCTGTCGCGGGGCGGCTGGCTGGCGGTGCAGGCGACCGGCGTGCTGGCCTGCGCGACGTTCACGCTGGGGTCGATCTACCCGGCGCTGCGATTGCTGAAGTGCGTGACCCCGCTGCGGGTCAACGCCGCCGCCGAGGCCGCCGGCCTGAACGCCAGCGAGCACGGGGCGAAAACCGATCTGTGGGAGCTGGTCCAGGCGATGGAGCCGCACCGTCGGGGCGAATCGCTGCGGCCGGTGCCGGTCGAGCCGTACTCCGAGGCCGCCCCGGTCGCGGAGCAGTACAACCGCGTGCTGCAGGCCTTCGACGCCTCCCGCACGAAGGCCCGGGTGGGCGCCGCCCGGGTGGAGGCGATCCTGGCGGGGTCGACCGAACCGATCGTCGCCGCCGACGGCGCCGGCCGGATCGTGGAGTTCAACCCCGCCGCCGAACGCACCTTCGGCCGCCGCCGCGACCAGACGCTGGGCCGGAACCTCGGGGTGCTGTTCCCCGAGGAGGAACGGCTGCGGGTCGGCTCCGCCCTCCGCAAGGTGATCCGGGCCGGGGCGAAGGCGAATCAGTCCGCCCGCATCGAGGCCGTCGCCCGCCGGGCCGACGGCGCCACGTTCCCCGCGGAGATCGCCGCCAAACTGGCCGCGGTCATCACCCGGGTGGGCCGCCGGTCGGACGACGTGGCGGAGGTGCTCACGCTGTTCATCCAGGACGTCTCCGCCCGCCGCGAGGCGGAGGACCGCCGCCGCGCGCAACTCGCCGCGGAGGCCGCCGACCGGGCCAAGTCGCAGTTCCTCGCCCAGATGTCCCACGAGATCCGCACCCCGCTGAACGCGATGGTCGGCTTCGCGGACCTGCTGCTGGAGGGGGCGGACGAGGACCCGGAGCAGCGCCGCGACCACCTCGAAGCGATCCGCCGCAGCGGCGAACACCTGACCGGATTAGTCGGCGACGTGCTGGACCTCTCCCGGATCGAGGCCGGCAAGGCGGAGGTTTGCCGTCAGCGGTGTGTGCCGCACGAGGTGCTGGCGGGGGTCGTCTCCATGCTACGGGTGCGGGCGGGGGAGAAGGGCCTGGACCTGGACTTCGCCTGGGACGGCCCGGTGCCCGAATCGGTCTGGACCGACACCGGCCGGTTGCGGCAGATCGTGGTGAACCTCGTCGGCAACGCGTTGAAGTTCACCGCCCGCGGCGGCGTGCGGGTGACGGCGGCCCTGCGGATGCCCGCCGACGGCGCCGGCTCCTCCGCCCCCGCGCGGCTGCGGATCGACGTGGCGGACACCGGCTCGGGCATCGGCCCGGAGGACCTCGAACGCGTCTTCAAGCCCTTCGAACAGACCGCCGAGGGCAAAAGCGCCGTCGGCGGCACCGGCCTGGGCCTGGCGATCAGCCGGGAGTTCGCCGCCCTGCTGGGCGGGTCCCTGACCGCCGCCAGCGAACGCGGCCGCGGCAGCACGTTCACTCTGGAAATCGACGCCGGCCCCGCCGACCGCCTCACCCTCCTCGAACAACCCCGCGACACCCCCGCCGCGGGCGACCTCTCCCGGCCGTCCCACGCCGCCGCGGGGGCCTCCCCCGGCGGCGCCCGCCGCAAGTTCACCCGGCTGCCCGACTGCCGCATCCTCGTGGCGGACGACGGCGAGGCGAACCGCAAACTGCTGGACCTGGCCCTCCGCCGGGCCGGGGCGGAGGTCCTCTGCGTGCCGGACGGCCGGGCCGCCGTCGACGCCCTGTTCCCCCCCGACGGCTCCCCGGCGCCGGTCTTCCACGCGGCGCTGATGGACGTGCAGATGCCCGTGCTGGACGGGCTGGGGGCCACGCGGGAACTCCGCCGCCGCGGCTACGACGGCCCGGTGCTGGCGGTGACCGCCCAGGCCCTCGCCGGCGACCGCGAACGCTGCGAAGCCGCCGGCTGCACCGGCCACGTGCCCAAGCCGCTCGATCTGCACGCCCTGCTGGACCGACTGGCAGCGTTGCTGGGGGGCTCTCCTTCATACCAGCCCGATGCGCAAGCATCGGCCGTCGGCGCAGCCGTCGGACGCGACGACGCACCGCCGGAGCTTGCGCTCCGGGTCGGTAGTGAACGCTCCGCGACGGAGTCCGACGACGAACCGCCCGCGGACTTCGACCCGGACCTGCTCGAACTGCGGGACGGCTATCGGGCGGAACTGCGGCGGGACGCGGCGGCCCTCACCGCGGCCCACGCCGCCGGCGCGCGGGCGGAGGTGGCCCGGCTGGCCCACAAGATCGCCGGCAGCGCCGGCACCTTCGGCTTCCCCCGCAGCAGCGCCGCCGCCAAGGCGCTCGAGTCGGCCGCGGAGTCCCCGTCGGCGGACGCTGAGGCACTGAACGCGCTGGTCGACGCCCTCGCCGCCGCCCTGCCGCGCAACCCGGCGCTCAAGGTTTCCCGTCAGACGGAATGA
- a CDS encoding amylo-alpha-1,6-glucosidase, which yields MTAAAARTSPSSVVPPSGIDLPALVRRAKELLHRNRRGDHTIPAAGLYPHQWSWDSAFIAIGLSHYDVPAAKQELRTLFRGQWANGLLPHIVFSEGDDGRGAEEYFPGPDWWDSARSPHAPRDEQGAPIKTSGLVQPPVHATAVLQVADRDPDPAAAAVWLREMHPKLVAWHDYLYRERDVDGNGLVSIRHPWESGMDNSPLWDEPLGRIDVPEGSIPDYRRSDREHADPDNRPDDATYDRYVLLVELAKACDYDEDRLRCGGGSDGGAFPFRVEDVLFNSLLARSEQDLAEIARRVGADDAPHRRRAETTAAFLNANLWCPDTHMYRNYDLAADEPFLRRVAGGFAPLFAGVPCRDRAEQMRRAMRSTSFNACADGCHDGVGYAVASFDRDHPDYQSDGYWRGPVWMNVDWLLLAGLRRYGMAGEESVVRDSMLQLTARSGFREHYDAETGAGGGAEGFSWSAALLIDLAATEFGLDVRAV from the coding sequence ATGACCGCCGCCGCCGCCCGCACGAGCCCGTCCTCGGTCGTTCCGCCATCGGGAATTGATCTGCCGGCTCTGGTGCGACGGGCGAAGGAGTTGCTGCATCGCAACCGCCGCGGCGATCACACCATCCCCGCCGCCGGCCTCTATCCGCACCAGTGGAGTTGGGACAGTGCCTTCATCGCGATCGGGCTGTCGCACTACGACGTTCCGGCGGCGAAGCAGGAGCTGCGCACGCTGTTCCGCGGGCAATGGGCCAACGGCCTGCTGCCTCATATCGTGTTCAGCGAGGGGGACGACGGCCGCGGCGCCGAGGAATACTTCCCCGGCCCGGACTGGTGGGACAGCGCCCGCAGCCCGCACGCCCCGCGGGACGAACAGGGCGCGCCGATCAAAACCAGCGGGCTCGTGCAGCCGCCGGTGCACGCGACCGCCGTGCTGCAGGTCGCCGACCGCGACCCGGACCCCGCCGCCGCCGCCGTCTGGCTGCGGGAGATGCACCCGAAGCTCGTCGCCTGGCACGACTATCTCTACCGGGAGCGGGACGTGGACGGGAACGGGCTGGTGTCGATCCGCCACCCGTGGGAGAGCGGGATGGACAACTCGCCGCTGTGGGACGAGCCGCTGGGCCGCATCGACGTGCCCGAGGGCTCCATTCCGGACTACAGGCGCAGCGACCGGGAGCACGCCGACCCCGACAACCGCCCCGACGACGCCACCTACGACCGCTACGTCCTGCTGGTCGAACTGGCGAAGGCCTGCGACTACGACGAAGACCGCCTGCGATGCGGCGGCGGCTCGGACGGCGGGGCGTTTCCCTTCCGGGTGGAGGACGTGCTGTTCAATTCGCTGCTGGCCCGCTCGGAGCAGGATCTTGCCGAGATCGCCCGCCGCGTCGGCGCCGACGACGCCCCCCACCGTCGCCGGGCGGAGACGACCGCCGCCTTTCTCAATGCGAATCTGTGGTGCCCGGACACGCACATGTATCGCAATTACGACCTCGCCGCCGACGAGCCGTTCCTGCGGCGGGTCGCCGGCGGGTTCGCCCCGCTGTTCGCCGGCGTCCCCTGCCGCGACCGGGCCGAGCAGATGCGGCGGGCGATGCGCTCCACGAGTTTCAACGCCTGCGCCGACGGCTGCCACGACGGCGTCGGCTACGCGGTCGCCTCCTTCGACCGCGATCACCCCGATTATCAGTCCGACGGCTACTGGCGCGGCCCGGTCTGGATGAACGTCGACTGGCTGCTGCTCGCCGGCCTGCGGCGTTACGGGATGGCCGGCGAGGAGAGCGTCGTCCGCGACAGCATGCTCCAACTGACCGCCCGCAGCGGCTTCCGCGAACACTACGACGCCGAAACCGGCGCCGGCGGCGGCGCCGAGGGCTTCAGCTGGTCCGCCGCCCTGCTGATCGACCTGGCGGCGACAGAGTTCGGCCTGGACGTCCGGGCCGTCTGA
- a CDS encoding YifB family Mg chelatase-like AAA ATPase produces MLAQLRSYSLYGIDAEPVAVEVDISPAALPKTTLVGLAEAATRESTHRIERALVNSGYTRPVDRIVIALSPADLPKDAPGLDLPIALGTLAASGQFLSERFEQYAAVGELGLDGSLRPIRGVLSMALAARQQGLRGILVPAETAAEAAVVGEIEAIPVGSLAEAVGFYTGELNIDPHPFRWEDAVASDEGYTVDYADVKGQEFAKRAVTVSAAGSHHLLMIGPPGTGKTLLASRLGTILPPLSAEESLQTTRIWSALGKLRDGRSLVLQRPFRTPHHTISEAGLVGGGSVPRPGEISQAHNGVLFLDELPEFNRKTLEVLRQPLEEGRVTISRAIGTREFPARFMMVAAMNPTPSGYHADDGAGRKADNAAAVERYLSKISGPLLDRIDIHLEVPQVPFRELSNKKPGTDSATMRAQVLAARERQQERFDADPETRGKAMLNGRMTARQIRRHCELDADAEQLLKAAMEEMGLSARAHDRILRVGRTIADLDAADRIGPGHLSEAINYRALDRKFW; encoded by the coding sequence ATGCTGGCCCAATTGCGGAGCTACTCTTTATACGGCATCGACGCGGAGCCGGTCGCGGTGGAGGTGGACATCTCCCCCGCGGCGCTGCCCAAAACGACGCTCGTCGGCCTCGCCGAGGCCGCCACCCGCGAGAGCACCCACCGCATCGAGCGGGCGCTGGTCAATTCGGGCTATACCCGGCCCGTCGACCGCATCGTCATCGCCCTCTCCCCGGCCGATCTGCCCAAGGACGCCCCCGGGCTGGACCTCCCGATCGCTCTCGGCACGCTGGCGGCCAGCGGGCAGTTTTTATCGGAACGGTTCGAGCAGTACGCCGCCGTGGGCGAGCTGGGGCTGGACGGGTCGCTGCGGCCGATCCGCGGGGTGCTCAGCATGGCCCTCGCCGCCCGCCAGCAGGGCCTGCGGGGCATTCTCGTCCCCGCCGAAACCGCCGCCGAGGCCGCCGTGGTGGGGGAGATCGAAGCGATCCCCGTCGGCTCCCTCGCTGAGGCGGTCGGGTTCTACACCGGCGAGTTAAACATCGACCCGCACCCCTTCCGCTGGGAGGACGCCGTCGCCTCCGACGAGGGCTACACCGTCGACTACGCCGACGTGAAGGGCCAGGAGTTCGCCAAACGGGCCGTCACCGTCAGCGCCGCCGGCAGTCATCATTTATTGATGATCGGCCCCCCCGGCACCGGTAAGACGTTATTGGCCTCCCGCCTCGGTACGATCCTGCCGCCGCTGTCGGCGGAGGAAAGCCTGCAGACGACCCGCATCTGGAGCGCGTTAGGAAAACTGCGGGACGGGCGGAGCCTGGTGTTGCAGCGGCCGTTCCGCACGCCGCACCACACGATCAGCGAGGCCGGCCTGGTCGGCGGCGGCAGCGTCCCGCGGCCGGGGGAAATTAGTCAGGCTCACAACGGCGTGTTGTTCCTCGACGAACTGCCGGAGTTTAATCGGAAGACGCTGGAGGTGCTCCGGCAGCCGTTGGAAGAAGGAAGGGTGACGATCAGCCGGGCGATCGGCACGCGGGAGTTTCCGGCCCGGTTTATGATGGTGGCGGCGATGAACCCCACGCCCAGCGGCTACCACGCCGACGACGGCGCCGGCCGCAAGGCGGACAACGCCGCGGCGGTGGAGCGGTATCTTTCCAAGATCAGCGGCCCGCTGCTGGACCGGATCGACATTCACCTCGAAGTCCCGCAGGTGCCCTTCCGGGAGTTGTCGAACAAAAAGCCCGGCACCGACAGCGCCACGATGCGGGCCCAGGTCCTCGCCGCCCGGGAGCGCCAACAGGAGCGGTTCGACGCCGACCCGGAGACCCGCGGCAAGGCGATGTTGAACGGCCGCATGACCGCCCGCCAGATCCGCCGCCACTGCGAACTGGACGCCGACGCGGAGCAACTCTTGAAAGCCGCGATGGAAGAAATGGGCCTCTCCGCCCGCGCCCACGACCGCATTTTGCGCGTCGGCCGCACCATCGCCGACCTCGACGCCGCGGACCGCATCGGCCCGGGCCACCTCAGCGAGGCGATTAATTATCGGGCGTTGGATCGGAAGTTTTGGTGA
- a CDS encoding DUF1559 family PulG-like putative transporter translates to MRPQASSRPVGRSGFTLIELLVVIAIIAILVSLLLPAVQQAREAARRSQCQNNLKQIGLAMHNYHATYKIFPASMGGTTNVNSATTHNNGELSFFAALLPYLDQTALWNQLSKPLDADGDGTAEYPAFGTQPRGGSNLNYPPYRYQIATLLCPSDGTEAESAGDTNYGINHGDNGLSAEAASGNRARGALRCRGMAGGLYQDCAPFYVGLKDARDGTVNTLLLGEIARSESNRSYLGGAAENLSMATVTVDNLVSFVNPQRDCIDKVQNPDDPGLYPASVGYEFSRGKAWPIGSAEYTGFTTITPPNGPSCLRLTSPTDGNRMGKGILAPTSYHTGGAQFGMVDGSVRFITENIDTGDLSKPTGGYGKSNYGTWGGLGSRAGGEVGGEY, encoded by the coding sequence ATGCGTCCGCAAGCCTCTTCTCGCCCGGTCGGCCGGTCCGGGTTCACGCTGATCGAACTCCTGGTGGTGATCGCGATCATCGCGATCCTGGTCTCCCTGCTGCTGCCCGCGGTGCAGCAGGCCCGCGAGGCGGCCCGCCGCAGCCAGTGCCAGAACAATCTCAAGCAGATTGGTCTGGCCATGCACAATTATCACGCTACTTATAAGATCTTCCCGGCGTCGATGGGCGGAACGACGAACGTGAATTCCGCTACCACGCACAACAACGGCGAGCTGAGTTTCTTCGCCGCCCTGCTGCCGTATCTGGATCAGACGGCCCTGTGGAACCAGCTCAGCAAGCCGCTGGACGCGGACGGCGACGGCACGGCCGAATATCCCGCCTTTGGCACCCAACCCCGCGGCGGGAGCAACCTCAATTATCCGCCCTACCGTTACCAGATCGCCACGCTGCTGTGCCCCAGCGACGGCACCGAGGCGGAGAGCGCCGGCGACACGAATTACGGCATCAACCACGGCGACAACGGCCTGTCCGCCGAGGCCGCCTCCGGGAACCGCGCCCGCGGCGCCCTCCGCTGCCGCGGCATGGCGGGGGGGCTTTATCAGGATTGCGCCCCATTTTATGTCGGGTTGAAAGACGCCCGCGACGGCACGGTGAACACGTTGCTGCTCGGCGAGATCGCCCGCAGCGAGTCGAACCGCAGTTATCTCGGCGGGGCGGCCGAGAACCTCAGTATGGCGACCGTGACCGTCGACAACCTCGTCTCCTTCGTCAATCCTCAACGGGACTGCATCGACAAAGTTCAGAACCCGGACGACCCCGGCCTCTACCCCGCCTCCGTCGGCTATGAATTCAGTCGCGGCAAGGCCTGGCCGATCGGCAGCGCGGAGTACACCGGCTTTACCACCATCACCCCGCCCAACGGCCCCTCCTGCCTGCGGCTGACCAGCCCCACCGACGGCAACCGCATGGGCAAGGGCATTCTGGCCCCCACCAGCTATCACACCGGCGGCGCCCAGTTCGGCATGGTCGACGGCAGCGTGAGATTCATCACCGAGAATATCGACACCGGCGACCTCTCCAAGCCGACCGGCGGCTACGGAAAAAGCAACTACGGCACCTGGGGCGGCCTGGGCAGCCGCGCCGGCGGCGAGGTCGGCGGCGAGTATTAG
- a CDS encoding HD domain-containing protein, which produces MAIFDPDGLIATVKGAGFSDHHSIHGPRHWARVERNGLYCARSCGADGEVVTLFALFHDCRRMNDGHDPDHGRRGGAFAERLNGRFFQLEPDRLATLVAACARHTDGETTDDPTIGACWDGDRLDLIRLGIEAAPHYMSTPAGLEIAETGRREALDELAPRVL; this is translated from the coding sequence ATGGCCATCTTCGATCCCGACGGCCTGATCGCGACGGTCAAAGGGGCCGGGTTCTCGGACCATCACTCCATCCACGGGCCGCGGCATTGGGCGCGGGTGGAGCGGAACGGGCTGTATTGCGCCCGCTCCTGCGGGGCGGACGGGGAGGTCGTCACCCTGTTCGCCCTGTTTCACGACTGCCGACGGATGAACGACGGCCACGACCCGGACCACGGCCGCCGCGGGGGGGCCTTCGCGGAGCGCTTGAACGGGCGGTTCTTTCAACTCGAACCGGACCGGCTGGCCACGCTGGTCGCGGCCTGCGCCCGGCATACCGACGGCGAGACGACGGACGACCCCACGATCGGCGCCTGCTGGGACGGCGATCGGCTGGACTTAATCCGGCTGGGGATCGAGGCGGCGCCGCATTACATGTCCACGCCGGCCGGTCTCGAGATCGCCGAGACCGGCCGCCGGGAGGCGCTGGACGAACTCGCCCCGCGCGTGCTGTGA
- a CDS encoding DUF1559 family PulG-like putative transporter, protein MSRVRRSVRSGFTLIELLVVIAIIAILVSLLLPAVQQAREAARRSQCQNNLKQIGLALHNYHSTYNVFPLCGTGQSDRKICYGMMSPLVGLLPYLDQTALWGQVSKPMPANPAATPPTTVSFLPFGNPNPTGASYTDYSETANSYPPWRTQITSLLCPSDPAAPPAGNEVGETNYGYCMGDSTRTNTNAAGIARGMWVNGKAMGLRDARDGTVNTILYGEIGRPAPGREWQGGYVNSTTANVYVDPASCLTSATDANNPGYYPNPAVSPFTNFQGRRGDAWHSAEGQFGGFNAILSPNGPSCGNDNTSRSADPSTEGYILSAGSYHTGIVQVVMGDGSVKSISETINATTAGMTVTAPPTSGKSPYGVWGALATRSGGEVVGEF, encoded by the coding sequence ATGTCCCGTGTCCGTCGGTCCGTCCGGTCGGGCTTCACGCTCATCGAACTCCTGGTGGTGATCGCAATTATCGCGATCCTGGTCTCCCTGCTGCTGCCCGCCGTGCAGCAGGCCCGCGAGGCCGCCCGCCGCAGCCAGTGCCAGAACAATCTCAAGCAAATCGGCCTGGCGCTGCACAATTATCACAGCACCTATAACGTCTTCCCGCTGTGCGGGACGGGCCAGTCGGACCGGAAAATCTGCTACGGCATGATGTCCCCGCTGGTCGGTCTTCTGCCGTACCTGGACCAGACGGCCTTGTGGGGCCAGGTCAGCAAGCCGATGCCGGCCAATCCCGCCGCGACGCCGCCGACCACGGTCAGCTTCTTGCCGTTCGGCAACCCCAACCCCACCGGCGCCAGCTATACGGACTACTCGGAAACCGCCAACAGCTACCCGCCGTGGCGGACGCAGATCACCTCGCTGCTCTGCCCCTCGGATCCCGCGGCGCCCCCCGCCGGGAACGAGGTCGGCGAGACCAACTACGGCTACTGCATGGGCGACAGCACCCGGACCAACACCAACGCCGCCGGCATCGCCCGCGGGATGTGGGTGAACGGCAAAGCGATGGGCCTGCGGGACGCCCGCGACGGGACCGTCAACACGATTCTCTACGGCGAGATTGGCCGTCCGGCTCCCGGCCGGGAATGGCAGGGCGGGTACGTCAACAGCACGACGGCGAACGTCTACGTCGATCCGGCTTCCTGCCTGACCTCCGCCACCGACGCCAATAACCCCGGCTACTACCCGAATCCGGCCGTCAGCCCCTTCACGAACTTCCAAGGCCGTCGCGGCGACGCCTGGCACAGCGCCGAGGGTCAGTTCGGCGGCTTCAACGCGATCCTGTCGCCCAACGGCCCCAGCTGCGGGAACGACAACACGAGCCGCAGCGCTGACCCCTCGACCGAGGGCTACATCCTCAGCGCCGGCTCCTATCACACCGGCATCGTGCAGGTCGTGATGGGCGACGGCAGCGTGAAGAGCATCTCCGAGACGATCAACGCCACCACCGCCGGCATGACCGTTACGGCTCCGCCGACCAGCGGCAAGAGCCCCTACGGCGTCTGGGGCGCCCTCGCCACCCGCTCCGGCGGCGAAGTCGTCGGCGAGTTCTGA